The following coding sequences are from one Gadus morhua chromosome 10, gadMor3.0, whole genome shotgun sequence window:
- the LOC115552204 gene encoding protocadherin beta-15-like codes for MEYKGLGLCVFSFVLSALNHVHGDLDYTVQEEMKGGSVIGNIAKDLGLTLDVLSARKARIETEENERRYCDVNLRSGELIVSERIDREEQCGERPSCVLKFELLLESPLELHRVSLQIQDINDNAPSFPTDRIKLEIRESAVKGARYRVDAAHDEDTGQNGVQTYTLKRNDHFLFNIQTSSDGTKFGELLLEKELDREEQKEIKLLLSALDGGSPQRSGTVAIDVTVLDANDNAPVFSQVAYEASLPENTAIRTPVITVSASDADEGVNGEVTYGLGRVSEKSRKLFSLDRQTGEIFVAGDIDFEEGSKYEIIVQAKDGFGISSDAKVIVRITDVNDNSPVIALKSLSNPVPENASPGTEVGIINVQDRDSEKNRKVRCSLQQDVPYKLIPSIKNYYSLVTTEKLDRELVSEYNITISATDEGSPPLSSVKVVHISIADVNDNPPVFEEQSYSSYVPENNKPGHSLCSVKANDPDWRQNGTVIYSLLPGEVNGAPVSSYLSVNGDTGVIQSVRSFDYEQFRSFKVYVMARDNGSPPLSSNVTVSVFITDVNDNTPQILYPAPEGNSFMTELVPKAAQGGSLVSKVIAVDGDSGQNAWLTYQIIKSTDLGLFKIDMHSGEIRTQRDISDSDNMKQNIVVAVKDNGQPSLSATCSMFLLISDNLAEVPELKDMAFEESSTKLTSYLIIALVSVSTFFLTFVIIILGLRFCRRRKPRLLFDGAVAIPSSYLPPNYADVDGTGTLRSAYNYDAYLTTGSRTSDFKFVTSYNDNTLPAEQTLRKNPTDFEEAFGDLDVSPEVGII; via the coding sequence ATGGAATACAAAGGATTGGGTCTTTGCGTGTTTTCATTCGTATTATCTGCGCTGAATCACGTTCATGGCGACCTGGACTATACTGTTCAAGAGGAGATGAAGGGTGGATCTGTAATCGGGAATATCGCCAAGGACCTGGGACTTACATTGGACGTATTGTCTGCTCGGAAGGCTCGTATTGAAACAGAAGAAAACGAACGGAGGTATTGTGACGTCAATCTTCGGAGCGGAGAGCTCATTGTTTCAGAGAGAATCGACCGAGAGGAACAATGCGGAGAAAGGCCTTCGTGTGTTCTTAAATTCGAGCTGCTTTTAGAATCACCATTAGAATTGCACCGTGTATCACTACAGATACAAGACATAAACGACAACGCACCGAGTTTCCCAACTGACAGAATAAAGCTGGAAATCAGAGAATCGGCTGTCAAAGGAGCGCGGTATCGCGTCGATGCGGCTCATGATGAAGATACGGGCCAAAACGGTGTTCAGACTTACACTCTTAAACGGAATGACCACTTTCTGTTCAATATACAAACGTCAAGTGATGGGACTAAATTTGGAGAATTACTTTTAGAAAAGGAGTTAGATAGAGAAGAGCAGAAGGAAATCAAATTATTACTTTCGGCTCTGGATGGTGGTTCTCCCCAGAGATCAGGCACGGTAGCGATAGACGTCACTGTGTTGGACGCTAATGATAATGCCCCAGTGTTTAGTCAGGTCGCGTATGAGGCCAGTCTGCCTGAAAACACTGCGATTAGAACCCCTGTAATCACCGTTAGCGCTTCTGACGCAGACGAGGGTGTTAATGGAGAAGTTACATACGGACTAGGACGGGTGTCTGAAAAGTCACGAAAACTGTTCTCCCTTGATCGACAGACCGGAGAAATATTTGTTGCAGGTGATATAGACTTTGAGGAGGGATCAAAATATGAGATTATTGTTCAGGCAAAAGATGGGTTTGGTATTTCTTCAGACGCTAAAGTAATTGTAAGAATTACCGATGTTAATGACAATTCCCCTGTCATAGCCTTGAAATCGTTGTCCAATCCAGTACCAGAAAATGCATCACCTGGTACGGAGGTGGGAATTATCAACGTGCAGGATAGAGATTCAGAGAAAAACCGTAAGGTTAGGTGTTCTCTTCAGCAAGATGTTCCTTATAAACTTATTCCTTCAATTAAAAACTATTATTCGTTGGTAACAACAGAGAAACTAGACAGGGAACTAGTGTCTGAATACAACATTACAATATCCGCCACCGATGagggctctcctcctctgtcgtcAGTCAAAGTTGTTCACATCTCAATAgctgacgtcaacgacaacccaCCTGTGTTTGAGGAACAGTCGTATAGCAGTTATGTCCCTGAGAATAACAAACCGGGTCACAGCCTGTGTTCTGTTAAGGCCAATGACCCAGACTGGAGACAAAATGGTACAGTGATCTATTCTCTTTTACCTGGTGAAGTAAACGGTGCTCCAGTCTCCTCTTATTTATCTGTTAATGGAGACACCGGAGTGATCCAAAGTGTCAGGTCATTTGATTATGAACAGTTTAGGAGTTTTAAAGTCTATGTAATGGCACGAGACAACGGTTCTCCTCCGCTCAGCAGCAACGTGACTGTGAGTGTCTTCATAACGGATGTAAATGACAACACTCCTCAGATTCTTTACCCCGCCCCAGAGGGAAACTCCTTTATGACTGAACTGGTGCCCAAAGCTGCACAAGGAGGTTCTCTGGTTTCCAAGGTGATAGCAGTTGATGGGGACTCTGGACAGAACGCCTGGCTGACTTATCAGATCATTAAGTCCACTGATCTGGGACTTTTCAAAATCGATATGCACAGTGGGGAGATCAGGACCCAGCGAGACATTTCTGATTCTGAcaacatgaaacaaaacattgtAGTCGCTGTAAAGGATAacggacagccctccctctctgctacatgttcCATGTTTTTACTGATTTCTGATAACTTGGCTGAAGTACCAGAACTGAAGGACATGGCTTTTGAAGAAAGCAGTACTAAATTGACATCTTATCTGATCATCGCGCTGGTATCCGTCTCCACCTTTTTCCTGACATTCGTTATAATCATTCTGGGATTGAGGTTTTGTCGGAGGAGAAAGCCCAGACTGTTATTTGATGGAGCGGTTGCTATTCCTAGCTCTTATCTCCCTCCAAACTACGCAGATGTGGACGGCACTGGAACTTTACGTAGCGCATACAATTATGATGCGTATTTAACCACTGGATCTAGAACAAGTGACTTTAAATTTGTCACATCTTACAATGACAACACACTGCCTGCTGAACAGACCCTGAGAAAAAATCCAACAGACTTTGAAGAAGCGTTTGGAGATCTTGATGTTTCCCCTGAGGTAGGCATAATCTAG
- the LOC115552173 gene encoding protocadherin beta-15-like → MEDRQCGFYGLIIVFIVLLRFTNGELDYSIQEETKLGSIIGNVAKDLGIDVGKMTARKARIETERNSRGYCEINLRTGDLTVAKRIDREELCGEKALCILKFELLLELPLELHHISLKIDDINDNTPLFPKDTIKLEITESADKGARYRVNAAHDADIGQNGVQSYMLKENRHFVLNTQTTSAGINYAELILNHELDREEQHEMTLFLTALDGGSPQRSGTLTIDVTVLDANDNAPVFSQAVYEASLPENSPLKTHVITVSATDVDEGVNGEVIYGFNKMSEKSRKLFSLDQKTGEVTVIGDIDFEEGSKYEIYIESKDGYGLSTDTKVIIFITDDNDNAPIISLKSLTNPVPEDVSPGTEVGLINVEDIDSEKNRQVRCFIQQNMPFKLIPSIKNYYSLLTTDKLDRELMPHYNITITAIDEGSPPLSSLKTIQVSIADVNDNPPVFEEQSYSSYVPENNKPGHSLCSVKAHDPDWRQNGTVIYSLLPGEVNGAPVSSYFSVNGDTGVIQSVRSFDYEHFQNFKVNVMARDNGSPPLSSNVTVSVIITDVNDNTPQILYPAPEGNSFMTELVPKAAQGGSLVSKVIAVDGDSGQNAWLSYQIIKSTDPGLFKIDLHSGEIRTQRDISDSDNMKQNIVVAVKDNGQPSLSATCSMFLLISDNLAEVPELKDMAYEDSSSKLTSYLIIALVSVSTFFLTFIIIILGLRFCRRRKPRLLFDGAVAIPSSYLPPNYADVDGTGTLRSTYNYDAYLTTGSRTSDFKFVTSYNDNTLPADQTLRKNPTDFEEVFGDLDVSPEVGIVENKKTEIHFLSKVNSFERTV, encoded by the coding sequence ATGGAGGACAGACAATGCGGATTTTACGGTTTGATCATCGTTTTTATTGTCTTACTGCGCTTCACAAATGGCGAGCTGGATTACTCGATTCAGGAGGAAACGAAGCTTGGTTCTATCATTGGAAATGTCGCAAAGGATCTTGGGATTGATGTGGGAAAAATGACTGCTCGCAAAGCTCGTATTGAGACGGAACGAAATAGCAGAGGGTACTGTGAGATAAATCTTCGCACCGGAGACCTGACTGTCGCGAAGAGAATAGACAGAGAAGAGCTCTGTGGAGAAAAGGCTTTGTGCATTCTCAAATTTGAGCTTCTATTGGAATTACCCTTAGAATTACATCATATATCCCTGAAAATCGACGACATCAACGATAACACACCACTGTTTCCGAAGGATACAATAAAACTGGAAATTACAGAATCCGCTGACAAAGGAGCTCGCTACCGAGTCAACGCGGCCCATGATGCAGATATAGGCCAGAACGGCGTACAAAGCTACATGCTCAAGGAAAATagacattttgttttaaatacgCAAACCACAAGTGCTGGAATCAACTATGCCGAATTGATTTTAAACCATGAATTGGACAGAGAGGAACAACATGAAATGACATTATTTTTAACGGCTCTGGACGGTGGTTCTCCTCAGAGATCAGGTACTCTAACCATAGACGTCACTGTGTTAGACGCTAATGATAACGCCCCAGTGTTTAGTCAGGCCGTGTATGAGGCCAGCCTGCCGGAAAACTCTCCGCTGAAAACCCACGTGATCACTGTTAGTGCTACCGACGTAGACGAGGGCGTTAACGGAGAGGTTATATATGGGTTTAACAAAATGTCTGAGAAGTCAAGAAAGCTTTTTTCACTTGATCAGAAAACAGGTGAGGTTACTGTTATAGGTGACATTGACTTTGAGGAAGGatcaaaatatgaaatatatatagagTCCAAAGACGGTTATGGTCTCTCTACGGATACAAaagttataatatttattactGATGACAATGATAACGCTCCTATTATATCGTTAAAATCGTTGACCAATCCAGTGCCTGAGGATGTATCACCTGGTACAGAGGTTGGACTAATTAACGTGGAGGATATAGATTCAGAGAAAAACCGACAGGTCCGCTGCTTCATTCAACAAAACATGCCATTTAAACTAATTCCTTCTATCAAAAACTATTATTCTCTGTTGACCACCGATAAATTAGATCGTGAATTAATGCCTCATTATAACATTACAATTACTGCTATCGACGAGGGCTCTCCACCTCTGTCCTCGTTAAAAACCATTCAAGTCTCTATCgctgacgtcaacgacaacccaCCTGTGTTTGAGGAACAGTCGTATAGCAGCTATGTCCCTGAGAACAACAAACCGGGCCACAGCCTGTGTTCTGTCAAGGCCCATGACCCAGACTGGAGACAAAACGGTACAGTGATCTATTCTCTTTTACCTGGTGAAGTCAACGGTGCTCCAGTCTCCTCTTATTTTTCTGTTAATGGAGACACCGGAGTGATCCAAAGTGTCAGGTCGTTTGATTATGAACACTTTCAGAACTTTAAAGTCAATGTAATGGCACGAGACAACGGTTCTCCTCCGCTCAGCAGCAACGTGACTGTGAGTGTCATCATAACTGATGTAAATGACAACACTCCTCAGATACTTTACCCCGCCCCAGAGGGAAACTCCTTCATGACTGAACTGGTACCCAAAGCTGCACAAGGAGGTTCCCTGGTTTCCAAGGTGATAGCAGTTGATGGGGACTCTGGACAGAACGCCTGGCTGTCCTATCAGATCATTAAGTCCACTGATCCGGGACTTTTCAAAATCGATCTGCACAGTGGGGAGATCAGGACCCAGCGAGACATTTCTGATTCTGACAACATGAAACAGAACATTGTGGTCGCTGTAAAGGATAacggacagccctccctctctgctacatgttcCATGTTTTTACTGATTTCTGATAACTTGGCTGAAGTTCCAGAACTGAAGGACATGGCTTATGAAGACAGCAGTTCTAAATTAACTTCTTATCTGATCATTGCGCTGGTATCCGTCTCCACCTTTTTCCTGACtttcattattatcattctgGGATTGAGGTTTTGTCGGAGGAGAAAGCCCAGACTGTTATTTGATGGAGCGGTTGCAATTCCAAGCTCTTATCTCCCTCCAAACTACGCAGATGTGGACGGCACCGGAACTTTACGCAGCACATACAATTATGATGCGTATTTAACCACTGGATCTAGAACAAGTGACTTTAAATTTGTCACATCTTACAATGACAACACACTGCCTGCAGACCAGACCCTGAGAAAAAATCCAACAGACTTTGAAGAAGTGTTTGGAGACCTTGACGTGTCCCCTGAGGTAGGCAttgtggaaaataaaaaaacagaaatacattttttatccaaagtaaaTAGTTTTGAAAGGACCGTTTGA
- the LOC115552203 gene encoding protocadherin gamma-A12-like, which produces MKDGHCGFYGLIFVFIFLLHFTNGELDYSIQEEMKLGSIIGNIARDLGIDVGRLTARKARIETERNIAYCDINRRTGELTVAKRIDREVLCGERASCFVKFELLFESPLELHRMSLKIDDINDNTPLFPKDTIKLEITESADKGARYRVNAAHDADIGQNGVQSYILQENKHFILNTQTTSAGIKYAELVLNQELDREEQKGIQLLLTAIDGGSPQRSGTLTIDVTVLDANDNAPVFSQAVYEASLPENSPLKTHVITVSATDADEGVNGEVTYEFNKMSDKSRTLFSLDQKTGDVTVIGDIDFEEGSKYEIYIEAKDGYGLSTDTKVIICITDANDNAPIISVKSLTNPVPENVSPGTEVGIINVQDMDSEQNRQIRCFIQHNMPFKLIPSIKNYYSLVTTDKLDRELMPHYNITITAIDEGSPPLSSLNTVQVAIADVNDNPPVFEEQSYSSYVPENNKPGHSLCSVKAHDPDWRQNGTVIYSLLPGEVNGAPVSSYLSVNGDTGVIQSVRSFDYEQFRTFKVYVIARDNGSPPLSSNVTVSVLITDVNDNTPQILYPTPEGNSFMTELVPKDAQGGSLVSKVIAVDGDSGQNAWLSYQIIKSTDPGLFKIDLHSGEIRTQRDISDSDNMKQNIVVAVKDNGQPSLSATCSMFLLISDNLAEVPELKDMADEDSSSKLTSYLIIALVSVSTFFLTFIIIILGLRFCRRKKPRLLFDGAVAIPSSYLPPNYADVDGTGTLRSAYNYDAYLTTGSRTSDFKFVTSYNDNTLPADQTLRKNPTDFEEVFGDLDVSPEVGII; this is translated from the coding sequence ATGAAAGACGGACATTGCGGATTCTACggtttgattttcgttttcatttttttactgCACTTCACAAATGGCGAGCTTGACTATTCAATTCAGGAGGAGATGAAGCTTGGTTCTATCATTGGAAATATAGCAAGGGATCTTGGGATTGATGTTGGAAGATTGACTGCTCGCAAAGCTCGCATTGAGACGGAACGAAATATAGCATACTGTGATATAAATCGTCGTACCGGAGAACTGACCGTTGCGAAGAGAATAGACAGAGAAGTGCTCTGTGGCGAAAGGGCTTCGTGTTTTGTCAAATTTGAGCTTCTATTTGAATCTCCATTAGAATTACATCGCATGTCACTGAAAATCGACGACATCAACGATAACACACCACTGTTCCCGAAGGATACAATCAAACTGGAAATTACAGAATCCGCTGACAAAGGAGCTCGCTACCGCGTCAACGCGGCCCATGATGCAGATATAGGCCAGAATGGCGTTCAAAGCTATATTCTtcaggaaaataaacattttattttaaatactcAAACCACAAGTGCTGGAATCAAATATGCTGAATTGGTTTTAAATCAAGAATTAGACAGAGAAGAACAAAAGGGAATTCAATTATTGTTAACGGCTATTGACGGTGGATCTCCCCAGAGATCAGGTACTCTAACCATAGACGTCACTGTGTTGGACGCTAATGATAACGCCCCAGTGTTTAGTCAGGCCGTGTATGAGGCCAGCCTGCCTGAAAACTCTCCGTTGAAAACTCACGTGATCACTGTCAGCGCTACTGACGCAGACGAGGGCGTTAATGGAGAGGTTACATATGAATTTAACAAAATGTCAGATAAGTCACGAACGCTTTTTTCACTTGATCAGAAAACAGGTGACGTTACTGTTATAGGTGACATTGACTTTGAAGAAGGATcgaaatatgaaatatatatagagGCCAAAGATGGTTATGGTCTCTCTACTGACACAAAAGTTATTATATGTATTACAGACGCCAATGACAATGCTCCAATCATATCGGTAAAATCGTTGACCAATCCAGTGCCTGAGAATGTATCACCTGGTACAGAGGTTGGAATAATTAACGTGCAGGACATGGATTCAGAACAGAACCGACAGATCCGCTGCTTTATTCAACATAACATGCCATTCAAACTAATTCCTTCTATCAAAAACTATTATTCACTGGTGACCACCGATAAACTAGATCGCGAATTAATGCCTCATTATAACATTACAATTACTGCTATCGACGAGGGCTCTCCACCTCTGTCCTCATTAAATACTGTTCAAGTCGCTATCgctgacgtcaacgacaacccaCCTGTGTTTGAGGAACAGTCGTATAGCAGCTATGTCCCTGAGAACAACAAACCGGGCCACAGCCTGTGTTCTGTTAAGGCCCATGACCCAGACTGGAGACAAAACGGTACAGTGATCTATTCTCTTTTACCTGGTGAAGTCAACGGTGCTCCAGTCTCCTCTTATCTATCTGTTAACGGGGATACCGGAGTTATCCAAAGTGTCAGGTCATTTGATTATGAACAGTTTAGGACTTTTAAAGTCTATGTAATAGCACGAGACAACGGTTCTCCTCCGCTCAGCAGCAACGTGACTGTGAGTGTCCTCATAACGGATGTAAATGACAACACTCCTCAGATACTTTACCCCACGCCGGAGGGAAACTCCTTCATGACTGAACTGGTACCCAAAGATGCACAAGGAGGTTCTCTGGTTTCCAAGGTGATAGCAGTTGATGGGGACTCTGGACAGAACGCCTGGCTGTCCTATCAGATCATTAAGTCCACTGATCCGGGACTTTTCAAAATCGATCTGCACAGTGGGGAGATCAGGACCCAGAGAGACATTTCTGATTCTGACAACATGAAACAGAACATTGTAGTTGCTGTAAAGGATAacggacagccctccctctctgctacatgttcCATGTTTTTACTGATTTCTGATAACTTGGCTGAAGTACCAGAACTGAAGGACATGGCTGATGAAGATAGCAGTTCCAAATTAACATCTTATCTGATCATCGCGCTGGTATCCGTCTCCACTTTTTTCCTGACtttcattattatcattctgGGATTGAGGTTTTGTCGGAGAAAGAAGCCCAGACTGTTATTTGATGGAGCGGTTGCTATTCCCAGCTCTTATCTCCCTCCAAACTACGCAGATGTGGACGGTACTGGAACTTTACGCAGCGCATATAATTATGATGCATATTTAACCACTGGATCTAGAACAAGTGACTTTAAATTTGTCACGTCTTACAATGACAACACACTGCCTGCAGACCAGACCCTGAGAAAAAATCCAACAGACTTTGAAGAAGTGTTTGGAGACCTTGATGTTTCCCCTGAGGTAGGCATAATCTAG
- the LOC115552237 gene encoding protocadherin beta-15-like, whose protein sequence is MECTHLCLRGSLFLFSFLHYAHTEMSYSIAEELKPGSFIGNLPKDLGLDVGTLSTRKARIEKGKNDRKYCDINLRTGDLIVAERIDREALCGENHACVLKFELLFEAPLELHRINVQIQDINDNSPTFPKDIIKFEIRESADKGARYRVNAAHDADIGQNDVQSYALQQNSNFVLNMQTTSAGRKYGELVLEKELDREEQQDIKLLLTALDGGSPQRSGTVVIHVIVLDANDNAPVFSQAVYEARLAENSPFKTAVITVSASDADEGVNGQVTYEFNQMSDKSRMMFSLDETTGQITVTGTIDFEEGSKYEMFVEAQDGYGLTSDAKVIIFITDVNDNPPTISLKTLTNPVPENVSPGTEVGIFNVEDKDSEKNSQVRCSIQQNVPFKLVPSITRYYSLVTTDNLDREVVSNYNITIIATDEGSPPLSSITIFQIDIADVNDNPPVFEEQSYSSYVPENNKPGHSLCSVKAHDPDWRQNGTVIYSLLPGEVNGAPVSSYLSVNGDTGVIQSVRSLDYEQFRSFKVYVMARDNGSPPLSSNVTVSVIITDVNDNTPQILYPAPEGNSFMTELVPKAAQGGSLVSKVIAVDGDSGQNAWLSYQIIKSTDPGLFKIDLHSGEIRTQRDISDSDNMKQNIVVAVKDNGQPSLSATCSMFLLISDNLAEVPELKDMAYEDSSSKLTSYLIIALVSVSTFFLTFIIIILGLRFCQRRKPTLLFDGAVAIPSSYLPPNYADVDGTGTLRSAYNYDAYLTTGSRTSDFKFVTSYNDNTLPADQTLRKNPTDFEEVFGDLDVSPEVDQQSAMKPTLMSIVHIDRLEHKAHCVHGHNG, encoded by the exons ATGGAGTGTACCCATCTGTGTCTTCGTGGaagtctgtttttattttccttcctgCACTATGCACACACCGAAATGAGCTATTCTATAGCTGAGGAATTGAAGCCTGGATCTTTCATTGGAAACCTACCCAAGGATCTGGGACTTGATGTGGGCACGCTATCTACTCGCAAGGCTCGTATAGAAAAGGGAAAGAATGACAGAAAGTATTGTGACATCAATCTGAGAACCGGAGACCTCATTGTTGCAGAGAGGATTGACAGGGAAGCGCTGTGCGGTGAAAATCATGCTTGTGTTCTCAAATTTGAGCTCCTTTTCGAAGCTCCCCTGGAATTACATCGTATAAATGTACAGATCCAGGATATAAATGACAATTCTCCAACTTTCCCAAAGGACATCATCAAATTCGAGATTAGAGAATCAGCTGACAAAGGAGCTCGGTACCGTGTGAATGCGGCTCATGACGCAGATATCGGTCAGAATGATGTTCAGAGTTACGCTCTCCAACAGAATAGCAACTTTGTCCTGAATATGCAAACAACGAGTGCGGGTAGGAAATATGGGGAGTTGGTTTTGGAAAAAGAGTTGGACAGAGAGGAACAGCAGGACATTAAATTATTGCTCACGGCTTTAGATGGTGGTTCTCCTCAGAGATCAGGCACAGTAGTCATACATGTCATCGTTTTGGACGCCAATGATAACGCCCCAGTTTTTAGTCAAGCTGTTTATGAAGCAAGATTGGCAGAGAACTCTCCGTTCAAAACCGCGGTAATTACGGTGAGCGCCTCGGACGCAGACGAGGGCGTCAATGGACAAGTCACGTATGAATTCAATCAAATGTCTGATAAGTCGCGCATGATGTTTTCACTCGATGAAACCACAGGCCAGATCACTGTGACAGGTACCATAGACTTTGAGGAGGGTTCCAAATATGAAATGTTTGTTGAAGCCCAAGATGGTTATGGCCTCACTTCAGATGCAAAAGTTATCATCTTCATAACCGATGTTAATGACAATCCTCCTACTATATCGTTAAAAACGTTGACCAATCCGGTGCCTGAGAACGTGTCACCTGGTACAGAGGTCGGTATCTTTAACGTAGAGGACAAAGACTCCGAGAAAAACAGTCAAGTTCGATGCTCCATTCAACAAAATGTTCCATTTAAATTAGTTCCATCAATCACACGCTATTATTCTTTGGTAACAACGGATAACCTTGACCGTGAAGTAGTGTCAAATTATAACATCACTATCATAGCCACTGATGAGGGCTCCCCTCCTCTATCTTCTATTACTATTTTTCAAATTGATATTGCTGACGTCAACGATAACCCACCTGTGTTTGAGGAACAGTCGTATAGCAGCTATGTCCCTGAGAACAACAAACCGGGCCACAGCCTGTGTTCTGTTAAGGCCCATGACCCAGACTGGAGACAAAACGGTACAGTGATCTATTCTCTTTTACCTGGTGAAGTCAACGGTGCTCCAGTTTCCTCATATCTATCTGTTAACGGAGACACCGGAGTGATCCAAAGTGTCAGGTCATTGGATTATGAACAGTTTCGGAGTTTTAAAGTCTATGTAATGGCACGAGATAACGGTTCTCCTCCGCTCAGCAGCAACGTGACTGTGAGTGTCATCATAACTGATGTAAATGACAACACTCCTCAGATACTTTACCCCGCCCCAGAGGGAAACTCCTTCATGACTGAACTGGTACCCAAAGCTGCACAAGGAGGTTCCCTGGTTTCCAAGGTGATAGCAGTTGATGGGGACTCTGGACAGAACGCCTGGCTATCCTATCAGATCATTAAGTCCACTGATCCGGGACTCTTCAAAATCGATCTGCACAGTGGGGAGATCAGGACCCAGCGAGACATTTCTGATTCTGACAACATGAAACAGAACATTGTAGTCGCTGTAAAGGATAacggacagccctccctctctgctacatgttcCATGTTTTTACTGATTTCTGATAACTTGGCTGAAGTTCCAGAACTGAAGGACATGGCTTATGAAGATAGCAGTTCTAAATTAACATCTTATCTGATCATCGCGCTGGTGTCCGTCTCCACTTTTTTCCTGACCTTCATTATTATCATTCTTGGATTGAGGTTTTGTCAGAGGAGAAAGCCAACGCTGTTATTTGATGGAGCGGTGGCTATTCCCAGCTCTTATCTCCCTCCAAACTACGCAGATGTGGACGGCACTGGAACTTTACGCAGCGCATATAATTATGATGCGTATTTAACCACTGGATCTAGAACAAGTGACTTTAAATTTGTCACATCTTACAACGACAACACATTGCCTGCAGACCAGACGCTGAGAAAAAATCCAACTGACTTTGAAGAAGTGTTTGGAGACCTTGATGTTTCACCAGAGGTAG ACCAGCAAAGCGCTATGAAACCGACCCTCATGTCCATAGTGCATATTGACAGGCTCGAGCACAAAGCACATTGCGTGCACGGACACAACGGATGA